The Sandaracinus amylolyticus genomic interval GAAGGTCGCGCCTGCACGAGGCCTCGACGCTGCACGTCGGACGTCGCCTCGCGATCGTCGTCGACGGGCGCATCGTCGCGGCGCCGATCATCCGCACCCCGCTCACCGAGGGCGAGGCCTACGTCGCGGTGCCCGAGCCCGATCTCGAGCGCGCGTTCGAGGTCCTGAGCACGCGGAACTGAGTCAGCGCAGCGACCACCGCGGCACGTCGGTGTCGAGCCCCTCGACCATCACGCTCACGGCGCGCTGCTCGTCGACGGTTCCGACCAGCGGCAGCGACGCGTCCACGTCGAGCGTCGCGTCCATCGTCGCCGACGCGCGCGTCGCCGAGCTGCGCACTGCATCGAGCGCGACCTGCGCGCGCACGCCCATCGGCCCCGCGATCACCGGCAGCTCCGCGCGCGACACGGTCACGGCGAGCGGCTGCGCGCCGTCGGTGCGCAGGTCGCTCATCGTGATCATCGGCGTGCCCGCGCGCGTGATCTCCACGCTGCGCATCGTGATCGGCGGCGCGCCCGCCGCCGCGAGCTGACCGAAGCCAGCGATCATCGTGCCGATGCGCTCGGGGATCGCGAGCGCGTCGAGCATCGCGCCCCATCCGCTCCCGCGCATCCCCGCGCCCACGTCGCCGCGAAGATCGATGCGCGCGACCCCGCCCTCGACGCGCGTCGGCGCGCCGCTCGCGATCCCCACCGTGACCGGCTCCACGACCTCGACCGACGTCACCACGCCGCTCGCGAGCGTGCACCGCGTCGGCGCGACCACCAGCGCGTCGAGCGAGATCGCGAGCTCCACCGCGAACCGCTCGTCGCACTCGACGCCGCGCTCCGCGAGCTGCCCGCGCGCGATCGCGGTGGCGATCGCGTGACGCCCGACGACCAGACCGATGCCGCCTACGCACGCCGACACGACCGCGAACAGCGCGAAGCACCCGATCACGCGCAACGCAGTGCCGCCCGACTTGCTCATCCTCGTGTCTCCCGTGTCGTGCGCGTGACGCGCTGTCCACCGCGTGCCGCTCGCGCGTATGCTCGATCCCAGCGGAGGCCTGCTTGCGTCGAGTCGTTCTTGCCGTGTCGCTCTCGCTCGCGCTCGCCGGTTGTCCCGGTGGTACCTCGCCCGCCGACGCCGGCCCACCCGACGCGACGACGTCCGGCGACGACGACGCCGCGATGCCGATCGACGCCGCCGTGCCCGACGACGCGCAGCCGCCGATCGACGCCTCCGATCCCGACGGCGGCGCGCCGACCGGCTCCGCCGCCGCGCCGCCCGCCGAGATCGTGCGCACCGGCACCGGCGGCTTCCTCCTGCGCGGCACGGTGCTCGCGCCCGACGGACCGATCGTCGATGGCGAGGTGCTGATCGTCGGTGACTCGATCACCTGCGTCGCCGAGGACTGCAGCGCGTCGCCGTCGGCCGACACCGTGATGATCATCGACACCCACGCGACGATCTCGGCGGGCCTGATCGACGCGCACAACCACGCGACCTACGACTTCCTGCCCGAGTGGGTGCCCGCGGACATGCGCCTCTTCGGCAATCGCTACGAGTGGCGCGCCGACGCCGACTATCGCGCGCACGTCGAGCCCGAGGCGCGCCTCGAGTCGTGGGGCAGCGGCGACCCCCGCAACCGCCAGCACATGTGCGCCGCGCTTCGCTACGCGGAGCTGCGCTCGGTGATCCACGGCACGACGACGATGATGGGCCAGGCGCCGAACCGCGAGTGCGCGCAGGGCCTGGTCCGCAGCGCCGAGCACGCCCACGGCCTCGGCACCAACCGCATGCGCACCACGATCTCCGGCGCGTGCGAGAGCGCGCTGAACGACACCGCGCGCACGTCGATCGTGAACGCGTTCCGCAGCGGCGAGACCACGCGTCACGCGGTGCACATGGGCGAGGGCTACACCGGCGGCGGCGTCGCGACCGATCCGACGCGCGAGCTCGACTGCTACGCGGGCCGTCATCGCTACACGACCTCGCTCCTCTCGGACACCGACGGCACGCCGTTCGGCGCCGCGCTCTTCATCCACGCGGTCCCGTTCGACGACGACGATCTCGTCGAGGCGATGGGCGCCGGCGCGCACTTCGTGTGGTCGCCCTCGAGCAACATCCTTCTCTACGGCCGCACCGCGCCGATCGGGCGCATGCTCGAGCTCGGCCTGCCGGTCGCGCTCGGGCCCGACTGGACCGTGTCGGGCTCCGACGAGCTGCTCTCCGAGATGCGCTTCGCGCTCGACTGGGCCGCGGCCGAAGGCGTCTCGCAGGTCACGCCGGAGTCGCTCGTCGAGATGGCCACGATCGGCGGCGCAGACGCGGTCGATCTCGACGCATCGATCGGCCGTCTCGCGCCGGACCTGCGCGCCGACGTCGTCGTGTTCGGTCGTGTCGCGAGCAGCGATCCGTACCTCGCGGTCACCGACAGCCGCGCCGCCGACGTGCGGCTCGTGATGATCGACGGTCGCGCGTACTACGGCGATCTCCCGCTCGAGGGAGCGACCGCGTTCAACGGCTCGTGCGACACCGTCGACGCGTGCGGCACGTCCAAGTTCCTCTGCGCGGCGGGCACGACCGACGCAGCGACGCCGGGCGCCGAGACCGTCGACGAGATCGAGGCGCTGCTGCGCAACTACCTCGAGACCGGCTGGCTCGAAGATCCCGACGGCAGCGGTCCGCTCGCGCCCGAGCCGCGCGCGTTCGTGCTCGACGGGGACGATCTCGCGCCGCTGATCGACTGCTCGCTCTGATCGAACGGCGGGCGCGACGCTCAGCTGATCTCGCCGGGCCGCTTGCCCGGCGGGCTCGACGCGCGCTGCGTGAACCCGCTCTCGCGGCGCTGCCGTCCGTCGGACGCGGGCGGCACGTCGCTCTGGTACTTCGCGAGCGCCTCCGCGATGCGACGAATCTCCGCGCGTTGCGCGGGACCGAGCGCGTTCACGGCGTCGAGCAGAGGCCTCAGCTCTTCGTCCGCGAGCGGTTGCTCGAACCCGAGCAAGTCGTTCGGTGTGGTTCGCAACACGTTGGCGAACGTCACGAGCGTCGGTAGCGATGGGAGACAGCGACCACGCTCGATGCGGCTCACGAGCTCGGGCGAGACGCCCGCGAGCTCGGCCAGGCCGCTCTGCGAGAGCCCGAGGGCGTGGCGGCGCTCGCGGATGCGATGCGACACGCTCTTGGCGACGGGAGTCACTAGGGTCTCGTGAGTACTAGGGAAATCGGCGCCCGCCAAGGGACACCGCGTCATGGTGGGCGTATCTGCAATACGGTACCGCGCTCCGCGGTCGGTTACCGTTCTACGTTCCTTCGGCCGTTCGGTGCCGATCGCCATATTCGCCTCGTGAGAATCCTCGTGTCGACCCCCCGTCTCGTGATCGCCGACAAACCCTCGGGTGTGTCGGTGCATCGCGGCTGGGACGACTCGCGCGACACCGTGATGCATCGGCTGCGCGATGCGCTCGGGACCTGGGTGTATCCGGTGCACCGGCTCGATCGCGCGACGAGCGGCGTGCTCGTGGTCGCGCTCGATCCCGACACCGCGCGCGTGCTCTCCGCGTCGTTCCAGGAAGGCCGCGTCGAGAAGGAGTACGTCGCGCTCGTGCGTGGCGCGATCGCGGAGGCCGGTGTCGTCGATCACCCCATTCCCGCGCGGGAGGGCGGCGAGCGTGTGCCGGCGATCACCGACTACGCGCCGATCGCGATCGTGCGCGATCGCTACACGCTCGTGCGCTGTCGTCCGCGCACCGGGCGGCAGCACCAGATCCGCCGGCACATGAAGCACCTGAGCCGCCCGCTGCTCGGCGACACGACGTACGGCGACGGCAAGGAGAACCGGAAGATGCGCGACGAGA includes:
- a CDS encoding amidohydrolase family protein yields the protein MSLSLALAGCPGGTSPADAGPPDATTSGDDDAAMPIDAAVPDDAQPPIDASDPDGGAPTGSAAAPPAEIVRTGTGGFLLRGTVLAPDGPIVDGEVLIVGDSITCVAEDCSASPSADTVMIIDTHATISAGLIDAHNHATYDFLPEWVPADMRLFGNRYEWRADADYRAHVEPEARLESWGSGDPRNRQHMCAALRYAELRSVIHGTTTMMGQAPNRECAQGLVRSAEHAHGLGTNRMRTTISGACESALNDTARTSIVNAFRSGETTRHAVHMGEGYTGGGVATDPTRELDCYAGRHRYTTSLLSDTDGTPFGAALFIHAVPFDDDDLVEAMGAGAHFVWSPSSNILLYGRTAPIGRMLELGLPVALGPDWTVSGSDELLSEMRFALDWAAAEGVSQVTPESLVEMATIGGADAVDLDASIGRLAPDLRADVVVFGRVASSDPYLAVTDSRAADVRLVMIDGRAYYGDLPLEGATAFNGSCDTVDACGTSKFLCAAGTTDAATPGAETVDEIEALLRNYLETGWLEDPDGSGPLAPEPRAFVLDGDDLAPLIDCSL
- a CDS encoding helix-turn-helix domain-containing protein, producing the protein MTPVAKSVSHRIRERRHALGLSQSGLAELAGVSPELVSRIERGRCLPSLPTLVTFANVLRTTPNDLLGFEQPLADEELRPLLDAVNALGPAQRAEIRRIAEALAKYQSDVPPASDGRQRRESGFTQRASSPPGKRPGEIS
- a CDS encoding RluA family pseudouridine synthase, yielding MSTPRLVIADKPSGVSVHRGWDDSRDTVMHRLRDALGTWVYPVHRLDRATSGVLVVALDPDTARVLSASFQEGRVEKEYVALVRGAIAEAGVVDHPIPAREGGERVPAITDYAPIAIVRDRYTLVRCRPRTGRQHQIRRHMKHLSRPLLGDTTYGDGKENRKMRDEIALHRLALHATRIVLPDPDDTTRTLEARASLPDDLRAPLERLGFAPDVLDAIG